A genomic segment from uncultured Desulfuromonas sp. encodes:
- the rlmKL gene encoding bifunctional 23S rRNA (guanine(2069)-N(7))-methyltransferase RlmK/23S rRNA (guanine(2445)-N(2))-methyltransferase RlmL gives MKFFATASKGLEPLLAEELESLQAVEVQQVRGGVRFSGTLETAYRVCLWSRLAGRVLLPVVEQPVFDSESLYQAVLAFPWEEHFDVSNSFAVDCNLASSQLTHSRYAALKTKDAVVDRFRDYCGERPDVVVQQPDWRLNVWIYKDQLTLSLDLSGDSLHRRGYRTQGGKAPLKEHLAAALLLRAGWPEKLAQGAPLVDPMCGSGTLVLEAALMAGDCAPGLMREYSGFLHWSRHDAELWARLRDEAVARREQGVLTMPRLVGYDQDPGAIKNAWANASNAGLQDKVHFERRELSCFGDEPIGDKPGLIITNPPYGERLGEVEALMGLYRQLGERVREHFIHWQLSVFTSGNQFGHQLEMRARKKHQFFNGALKCQLLHFDVEPEHFYRETVSLPHGLAEVEELSAAAQMFVNRLRKNLKKLRRWAKREQVSCYRVYDADLPDYAVAIDLYEGAAHVQEYQAPSTIDPKLARRRLREVITVLPEELAIAADQVYVKTRKRQRGSEQYERHADQGTFFEVSEGGKWFQVNLSDYLDTGLFLDHRLTRDLIRSLSQGKHFLNLFAYTASASVYAADGGARSTTSVDMSTTYTDWARKNLSINGFDGPQHQVIRADCLQWVKECQEKYDLIFLDPPTFSNSKKMDASFDIQRDHVDLIYSVAQLLSSTGVLIFSNNLRNFKMDRERLADLEIEDITRQTIPEDFARRRNIHNCWKIEWR, from the coding sequence ATGAAATTTTTTGCCACCGCATCCAAAGGGCTTGAACCCTTGCTGGCAGAAGAGCTGGAAAGCCTGCAGGCCGTGGAGGTTCAACAGGTGCGTGGCGGCGTGCGTTTCAGTGGGACGTTGGAAACCGCTTACCGGGTGTGTCTGTGGTCCCGGCTGGCCGGTCGTGTCTTGCTGCCGGTCGTGGAACAGCCTGTTTTCGACAGCGAATCACTGTATCAGGCCGTTCTTGCCTTCCCTTGGGAAGAGCACTTTGACGTTTCCAATAGCTTTGCCGTCGATTGCAATCTGGCCAGCTCGCAGCTGACCCATTCACGCTATGCGGCCTTGAAAACCAAGGATGCCGTGGTGGATCGTTTCCGCGATTATTGTGGTGAGCGTCCTGATGTTGTTGTGCAACAGCCGGATTGGCGTCTCAATGTGTGGATCTATAAAGATCAGTTGACGCTCAGTCTCGATTTGTCTGGAGATAGCCTGCATCGGCGCGGCTATCGAACTCAAGGTGGCAAGGCGCCACTCAAAGAACATTTGGCTGCGGCGCTGTTATTACGCGCCGGTTGGCCTGAAAAGCTTGCGCAGGGAGCCCCGCTGGTCGATCCTATGTGTGGTTCCGGCACGCTGGTTCTGGAAGCGGCGCTGATGGCCGGAGATTGTGCGCCGGGGCTGATGCGCGAATATTCCGGTTTTCTGCATTGGAGCCGACATGACGCCGAACTGTGGGCCCGGTTGCGCGATGAGGCGGTCGCGCGGCGTGAGCAGGGCGTGCTGACCATGCCGAGGCTGGTTGGTTATGATCAGGACCCCGGTGCCATCAAGAATGCCTGGGCGAATGCCTCTAATGCGGGTTTGCAGGATAAAGTCCATTTTGAACGGCGTGAACTCTCCTGTTTTGGTGACGAGCCGATTGGCGACAAGCCCGGCCTGATTATCACCAATCCTCCCTATGGGGAACGCTTGGGGGAAGTTGAGGCGCTGATGGGCCTCTACCGTCAACTTGGTGAACGGGTGCGCGAGCATTTCATCCATTGGCAGCTCAGTGTGTTTACCAGCGGTAACCAGTTCGGCCATCAGCTTGAAATGCGTGCCCGTAAAAAACACCAGTTTTTCAATGGTGCGCTGAAATGTCAGTTGCTGCATTTCGATGTTGAGCCGGAGCATTTTTACCGGGAAACAGTTTCGTTGCCTCACGGTCTGGCTGAAGTGGAAGAACTCAGCGCTGCCGCCCAGATGTTTGTCAACCGGTTGCGAAAAAATCTCAAGAAATTGCGGCGCTGGGCCAAGCGTGAGCAGGTCAGTTGCTACCGGGTTTACGATGCCGATCTGCCGGATTATGCTGTGGCGATTGATCTCTATGAGGGGGCGGCACATGTCCAGGAATATCAGGCACCCTCGACCATCGATCCAAAGCTGGCCCGTCGCCGTCTGCGCGAAGTGATTACCGTTTTACCTGAGGAACTGGCGATTGCCGCTGATCAAGTTTATGTCAAAACACGCAAGCGCCAGCGCGGTTCGGAACAGTATGAGCGCCATGCGGATCAGGGCACTTTTTTTGAGGTCAGCGAAGGGGGAAAGTGGTTTCAGGTTAATCTTTCCGACTATTTGGATACGGGGTTGTTTCTTGACCACCGTCTGACGCGTGATCTGATTCGATCCCTCTCTCAGGGCAAGCATTTTCTCAACTTGTTTGCCTATACCGCCAGTGCCAGTGTTTATGCCGCCGACGGTGGTGCGCGTTCAACAACCTCGGTCGATATGTCGACAACCTATACGGATTGGGCCAGAAAAAACCTGTCCATCAACGGTTTTGACGGGCCACAGCACCAGGTGATCAGGGCGGATTGTCTGCAATGGGTCAAAGAGTGTCAGGAAAAGTATGACCTGATTTTCCTCGACCCGCCGACGTTTTCCAATTCGAAAAAAATGGATGCCAGCTTTGATATCCAGCGTGATCATGTTGATTTGATCTATTCTGTAGCCCAACTGCTTTCATCCACAGGGGTGCTGATTTTTTCAAATAATCTGCGTAATTTTAAAATGGATCGCGAGCGTCTGGCGGATCTGGAGATCGAAGACATTACACGTCAGACAATACCGGAAGATTTTGCCCGCCGTCGCAATATTCACAATTGCTGGAAAATTGAATGGCGTTGA
- a CDS encoding rhodanese-like domain-containing protein produces MMEYGFDDTLKKMTLDFVGQSRHKITPSVLFNTPNSVLLDIRTDPEQQTLPLGFAYHTTVLHIPLDQLPERYCTLPTDRPIGIFCPHGVRAAMAYLYLQAKGYDQVFVLDGGYAALAEEARPGNVLKRCAFKESK; encoded by the coding sequence ATGATGGAATACGGATTTGATGATACGCTTAAAAAAATGACGTTGGACTTTGTTGGTCAGTCACGACATAAAATAACGCCTTCTGTTCTTTTCAATACCCCGAACAGCGTGTTGCTGGATATCAGAACCGATCCTGAACAACAGACGTTGCCTCTGGGTTTTGCCTACCACACCACGGTTCTTCATATTCCCCTTGATCAGTTGCCCGAACGGTATTGTACGTTGCCGACAGATCGTCCCATTGGGATTTTTTGCCCCCACGGTGTTCGAGCTGCGATGGCATATCTGTATCTACAGGCCAAGGGGTATGATCAGGTCTTTGTTCTCGACGGTGGCTATGCCGCGCTGGCTGAAGAAGCACGCCCCGGCAATGTGTTAAAACGCTGTGCTTTCAAGGAGTCGAAGTGA
- a CDS encoding TetR/AcrR family transcriptional regulator produces the protein MSAEKKRQIAPNVKMAKVLKVARELFVEKGYYNVSIPAIVKASGVSTGAIYSYFANKETLARRIHEDTLADFQEMFKERLVGASTIQDKLKAFAELCFDIAESDPVMMEYMLYMKHTEFMTDTSPICFTEPFKLVREYIELGMNEGIIRRQDLFVAAICYTGVVLRAVELRLLCVVNRPLNEISDDLVANAWAAIKA, from the coding sequence ATGTCTGCTGAGAAAAAACGCCAAATTGCCCCCAATGTAAAAATGGCCAAGGTTTTGAAGGTTGCCCGGGAACTTTTTGTGGAAAAAGGCTATTACAATGTTTCCATCCCGGCCATCGTTAAAGCTTCCGGCGTCAGCACTGGTGCCATTTACAGTTATTTTGCCAACAAGGAAACCCTGGCGCGTCGTATCCATGAAGATACTTTGGCCGATTTCCAGGAGATGTTTAAAGAGCGTCTGGTTGGTGCTTCTACGATTCAAGATAAGCTCAAGGCTTTTGCCGAGCTCTGCTTTGATATTGCCGAGTCGGACCCGGTGATGATGGAGTATATGCTGTACATGAAGCACACTGAGTTTATGACGGATACGTCTCCCATCTGTTTTACCGAGCCTTTTAAGCTGGTTCGTGAATATATCGAGCTGGGGATGAATGAAGGGATCATTCGCCGTCAGGACCTTTTTGTTGCAGCGATCTGTTACACCGGCGTGGTGTTGCGCGCCGTTGAATTACGTTTGCTGTGTGTGGTGAACCGGCCCCTAAATGAAATTTCCGATGACCTGGTTGCCAATGCCTGGGCGGCAATCAAAGCTTAA
- the extH gene encoding selenite/tellurite reduction operon rhodanese-like protein ExtH, with protein sequence MIRRVFKHAKDNFFLFLAITLSCFVLTACGGGGGGSDSYDEPDAQTTAPITGQIDNVLIEAPTLLGWMEAGLVNSDSFENVVIIQVNNYAVGHIPGAQEWTGARGIDRIDGPVLSGNMVLDGEAMDDAIQTAGIKAGSTVVLIPTGLPDTATDRAYLMFRYWGFPKEKIKVLNGGLAAWQAYGYDVTTAVTPVAASNFSVADLPGGPDFNARASLSEAIIGVSEATVVPYNTYANTSNVTTPTITETLDGSYNGEAGSSGYVIFQGLMLDAVTDNMLAGLKTTTTINGIDVPVLKSADEMRSYLVDDLGVDLTKTIMTYCRAGNLAASGFAPIDIVLGDEVDVMAYDGSWSQWGSLTNNPAVVPSEAYLLPNGYSDWATDVLTTDGSGGEPFYLYTANPETNIQQPFFFDAPASPYDEGANTIEDEDYDYWYYGGENGSAPTSGGSDASGGC encoded by the coding sequence ATGATTCGAAGAGTGTTCAAACACGCTAAAGACAATTTTTTCCTGTTTCTTGCAATTACTTTATCTTGTTTTGTCCTGACCGCTTGTGGTGGCGGTGGTGGTGGCAGTGACAGCTATGATGAGCCGGATGCCCAAACAACAGCTCCGATCACAGGGCAAATTGACAATGTCTTGATTGAAGCACCGACATTGCTTGGCTGGATGGAAGCCGGTCTGGTTAATTCCGATTCTTTTGAAAATGTCGTTATCATTCAAGTGAATAATTACGCCGTGGGCCATATCCCCGGTGCCCAGGAATGGACGGGCGCTCGTGGTATTGACCGTATTGATGGCCCGGTTTTGAGCGGGAACATGGTGCTTGACGGTGAGGCCATGGATGATGCAATTCAGACCGCCGGGATCAAGGCCGGCAGCACCGTTGTTCTCATCCCGACAGGGCTTCCGGATACCGCAACCGACAGAGCCTATCTGATGTTCCGCTACTGGGGCTTCCCGAAAGAAAAAATCAAAGTTCTTAATGGCGGTCTTGCTGCCTGGCAGGCTTATGGCTATGACGTAACGACCGCTGTCACACCTGTTGCCGCTTCCAACTTCAGTGTTGCTGATCTGCCGGGTGGTCCTGATTTCAACGCTCGGGCATCCTTGAGCGAAGCCATTATCGGTGTCTCCGAGGCCACTGTTGTGCCGTACAATACCTACGCCAATACCTCGAATGTCACAACCCCAACAATTACTGAAACGCTGGATGGCTCCTACAACGGTGAAGCAGGCAGTAGTGGTTATGTGATTTTCCAGGGATTGATGCTTGACGCTGTCACCGACAACATGTTGGCTGGTCTGAAAACCACAACGACAATCAATGGGATTGACGTGCCCGTGTTGAAATCAGCGGACGAGATGCGTTCCTATCTGGTTGATGACCTCGGTGTTGATCTGACTAAGACAATCATGACGTATTGCCGTGCCGGTAACCTTGCTGCCAGCGGATTCGCTCCGATTGATATTGTCCTTGGTGACGAAGTGGATGTCATGGCATATGACGGTTCATGGAGCCAGTGGGGCAGCCTGACCAACAACCCAGCGGTTGTTCCGAGTGAAGCCTACCTTTTGCCCAACGGCTATTCTGACTGGGCGACAGATGTGCTGACAACTGACGGTTCAGGTGGTGAACCTTTCTATCTCTATACGGCAAATCCTGAGACCAATATCCAACAACCGTTTTTCTTTGATGCACCGGCAAGTCCTTATGATGAAGGTGCGAACACGATTGAAGATGAGGATTATGATTACTGGTATTACGGTGGCGAAAATGGCAGCGCTCCGACCAGTGGAGGTTCAGACGCGTCAGGCGGCTGCTAG
- the extI gene encoding selenite/tellurite reduction operon porin ExtI — protein MIVKAISKIFLAFSGVALMASTAFAGPTWTFGPNDEGLLKLDYKGQFQLDYRDSGAGADDNDSMEFNFRRNRVALMGAYGDLGLYVQTEYTEDVNIGPFAVSDGSGNEFQMLDAQIRYKFNDAFQVRAGKFKYNLTRENLEACEAPLTLDRSVLIRAPYVSTRDKGVAVWGNLFNNIFQYRLDVMNGRNDSASAPDSNFRYTGRAHVTFLDGEHGYGYKGTYLGKKKVITLGAAYSVEEDIAYGDCANETDAVDYTAWTADLFVEYPIEGVGTFTLSTAYVDYDMDDGYQGVDPDSGLCGVNGEKNGGYTKVAYMLPNMPLQFFVRAENWSLAELDGVFDQEIDWYGGGINYYFRGQNLKFTVEYSTVEFDEESAQYEDFDSVTAQIQVIF, from the coding sequence ATGATTGTGAAAGCTATTTCAAAAATATTCCTTGCGTTTTCTGGTGTGGCCCTGATGGCTTCGACCGCATTCGCCGGTCCGACCTGGACGTTTGGTCCTAATGACGAAGGTCTGCTCAAACTGGATTACAAAGGCCAGTTTCAGCTCGATTACCGCGACAGTGGCGCTGGTGCAGATGATAACGACAGCATGGAGTTCAACTTCCGTCGTAACCGTGTTGCCTTGATGGGCGCCTACGGTGATCTTGGTCTGTATGTGCAGACGGAATATACCGAAGATGTTAACATTGGTCCGTTCGCCGTTTCTGATGGCTCCGGTAATGAATTCCAGATGCTTGATGCCCAGATTCGCTACAAGTTCAACGATGCGTTTCAGGTTCGTGCCGGTAAATTCAAGTACAACCTGACCCGTGAGAACCTGGAAGCGTGTGAAGCCCCTCTGACGCTGGACCGTTCCGTGTTGATTCGTGCTCCTTACGTCTCAACCCGCGATAAAGGTGTTGCTGTCTGGGGTAACCTGTTCAATAACATCTTCCAATATCGTCTTGATGTGATGAACGGTCGCAACGATTCCGCATCTGCTCCGGATTCCAACTTCCGCTACACTGGTCGTGCCCACGTCACCTTCCTGGATGGTGAGCATGGCTACGGCTACAAAGGAACCTACCTGGGTAAAAAGAAAGTCATTACCCTGGGTGCCGCCTACTCGGTAGAGGAAGACATCGCTTACGGTGATTGCGCGAATGAGACCGATGCCGTTGATTACACCGCGTGGACAGCCGACCTGTTCGTTGAATATCCCATTGAAGGTGTTGGTACCTTTACCCTGTCGACGGCCTATGTGGATTACGACATGGACGACGGTTACCAGGGTGTGGATCCTGATTCCGGTCTGTGTGGTGTGAACGGTGAGAAAAATGGTGGCTACACCAAGGTCGCCTATATGCTGCCGAATATGCCGCTGCAATTCTTTGTACGCGCCGAGAACTGGTCATTGGCCGAGCTTGACGGTGTTTTTGATCAAGAGATCGACTGGTACGGTGGAGGTATCAACTACTACTTCCGTGGCCAGAACCTCAAGTTCACTGTTGAGTACTCAACAGTTGAATTTGACGAAGAGTCTGCACAGTATGAAGACTTTGACAGTGTGACGGCTCAGATTCAGGTGATCTTCTAG